The Myxococcus virescens genome includes the window CACCTGGTGCGAGCCCTGCAAGGACGCGCTCCCCTACTACCAGGACCTCGCGAACGAGTACGCGGCCCAGGGCCTGAAGGTGTACGCGCTCAACATCGACGAGGACCCGCGCGCCATCCCCACCTTCCTGGCGGAGACGAAGGTGACGCTGCCCGTCCTCCTGGACCAGAACGCCCAGGTGGCCGAGCGCACCCTCAAGGTGCGGGGCATGCCCACCACGTATTTCATCGACCGCAAGGGCATGGTGCGCCACGTCCATGAAGGCTTCGCCGAGGAGTTCCTCGCGAAGTACCAGACGGAGCTCGAGGCGCTGCTCGCCGAGCCCACCCCGTAGAGGAGAGCGTCATGTCCCAGGACTCGCCCGACAGCCTGCGCCGCACCGCCGAGGAGGGGGCCCGGCTCGCTGGCCGCATCCTCGCGGACCGCTTCCTGGGCGAGCGCACCATCGAGTTCAAGGGTGGCATCGACCTGGTGACGGACGCGGACAAGGCCTCCGAGGAAGCGCTGCTCGCCTTCATCCGCGAGCGCCACCCCGACCACGCCATCCTCGCGGAGGAGAGCGGCGCCACGCAGGGCACCGACAGCCTGCGCTGGCTGGTGGACCCGCTGGACGGCACCACCAACTACTCGCACCGCGTGCCGCACTTCTGCGTCAGCGTGGCGGTGGAGGGCCCCGGTGGCGTGCTGGCTGGCGTCGTCTATGACCCGATGCTGGACGAGCTGTTCTCCGCCGCGCGCGG containing:
- a CDS encoding TlpA family protein disulfide reductase; the protein is MPRLPFAVVVGALALSGCASAPALPPLGPEGQGASQRSGLKGSQPLDFQVKRYPGGEPYDLASDRGSVVVLDVWATWCEPCKDALPYYQDLANEYAAQGLKVYALNIDEDPRAIPTFLAETKVTLPVLLDQNAQVAERTLKVRGMPTTYFIDRKGMVRHVHEGFAEEFLAKYQTELEALLAEPTP